A stretch of Lactuca sativa cultivar Salinas chromosome 6, Lsat_Salinas_v11, whole genome shotgun sequence DNA encodes these proteins:
- the LOC111880987 gene encoding uncharacterized protein LOC111880987: protein MESIPRILLCLFVFLLLKNSESASPQAYRRDPGHPQWHHSAFQDVKDSIRSDVRSMLHSRAEVPFQVPLEVNVVLIGFSGDGGYRYTMDSQKLEEFLRVGFPSHRPSCLETGEPLDIEHHMVFNAFPAAQPELIALEKALKAAMVPSGTARESDFGREVPAFDVDASVVEPEFQKLYSYLFDFDNMGYNAEEADRPMPTAIFIVNFDKVRMDPRNHDIDFNNLKRDSNQLTEEEIKKQEGGYIYRYHYNGGGASQVWLGSGRFVVIDISAGPCTYGKIETEEGSVSSKTLPRLRNTMFPQSSVSANHHSTTHDNFIGQLAAIIGITVQHVIAPDVRFETVDLATRLLVPIIVLQNHNRFNIMEKGKNYSIDMEAIKAEVKKMVHKGEEVVIIGGSHSLHVHEKLAIAVSKAMRGHSLQETKKDGRFHVHTKTYLDGAILKEEMERSADVLASGLLEVSDPSLSDKFFLRQHWMDEPDGASDSILKHKPNWSYNFNSKSKKKKTKIVQKKQGDIHRTYGTRVVPVFVLSLADVDPHLMMDDESLLWTSNDVVIVLQHQSEKIPLSYVSETERRHVVPLQAQRHIVAGLASVVGGLSAPYEKASHIHERPVVNWLLAAGCHPFGPFSNASKISQLLQDVALRNTIYARVDSALHRIRETSESVQAFAGEYLKTPLGEAVKGKKNKTTTELWLEKFYKKETNLPEPFPHELVQRLEKYLDGLEEQLVDLSSLLYDHRLQDANVNSTEILQSSIFTQQYVDHVLENEREKMKCCEIKYKSPKQETSQSLVYAGILIAGLFVYFLVIFFSSPVTVR from the exons ATGGAGTCGATTCCTCGCATCCTCTTATGTCTTTTCGTATTTCTTCTACTGAAAAATTCAGAATCAGCTTCGCCTCAAGCTTACAGAAGAGATCCGGGTCATCCCCAATGGCACCACAGTGCTTTCCAAGACGTTAAAGATAGTATTCGATCGGATGTTCGCAGTATGCTCCATTCTCGCGCTGAG GTTCCCTTCCAAGTCCCACTTGAAGTAAATGTCGTCCTGATTGGTTTCAGTGGAGATGGAGGTTACAGATATACAATGGAttcacaaaaacttgaagagTTTCTACGAGTAGGCTTTCCTTCTCACAGGCCCTCATGTCTAGAAACTGGAGAGCCTCTTGATATTGAACATCACATGGTGTTCAATGCATTTCCA GCTGCACAGCCAGAACTGATAGCACTTGAAAAAGCTCTAAAAGCAGCCATGGTTCCTTCTGGAACAGCCAGAGAG TCTGATTTTGGAAGGGAAGTTCCAGCATTTGATGTAGATGCATCAGTTGTGGAGCCAGAATTTCAGAAGCTTTACTCCTACTTGTTTGACTTTGACAATATGGGATATAATGCTGAAGAGGCAGATAGACCTATGCCAACAGCAATATTTATTGTGAATTTTGATAAA GTTAGAATGGATCCTAGGAATCATGATAttgattttaataatttaaaacgtGATTCAAATCAGTTAACTGAAGAAGAAATAAAGAAACAAGAAGGAGGCTACATTTATCGTTATCATTATAATGGAGGTGGAGCATCTCAAGTATGGCTTGGCTCTGGAAG GTTTGTTGTGATTGACATCTCAGCAGGCCCATGTACATATGGAAAAATCGAAACAGAAGAAGGAAGTGTTAGTTCGAAAACACTTCCACGTTTGCGAAATACAATGTTTCCTCAATCCTCAGTTTCTGCTAATCATCATTCCACTACACATGACAACTTTATTGGTCAACTTGCTGCTATAATTGGGATCACAGTTCAACATGTTATTGCTCCAGATGTCAGATTTGAAACAGTAGATCTTGCAACAAGGCTACTTGTCCCAATAATTGTCCTCCAAAATCATAACCGATTTAACATCATGGAAAAAGGCAAGAACTACAGTATAGATATGGAAGCCATTAAAGCCGAG gtTAAAAAAATGGTACACAAAGGGGAAGAAGTAGTGATAATTGGTGGCTCACATTCTTTACATGTTCATGAAAAATTAGCAATTGCTGTTTCAAAAGCTATGAGAGGCCATTCATTACAGGAAACTAAAAAAGATGGACGTTTTCATGTTCATACAAAAACATATCTTGATGGTGCTATTCTTAAAGAG GAAATGGAACGATCTGCTGATGTATTAGCATCTGGTTTACTTGAAGTCTCAGACCCTTCACTTTCTGATAAATTTTTCCTTCGTCAG CATTGGATGGATGAGCCAGATGGCGCGAGTGAttcaattttaaaacataaaccTAATTGGTCTTATAATTTTAACTCTAAATCTAAAAAAAAGAAAACCAAAATAGTGCAAAAGAAACAAGGAGACATTCATCGTACTTATGGAACAAGAGTTGTTCCTGT atttGTATTATCGTTAGCTGATGTGGACCCACACCTTATGATGGATGATGAGAGCCTTTTGTGGACAAGTAACGATGTTGTTATTGTCCTTCAGCATCAAAGTGAAAAGATACCCTTAAG TTATGTGTCGGAAACAGAAAGAAGGCATGTTGTTCCATTACAAGCACAACGTCATATAGTGGCTGGATTAGCTTCTGTTGTGGGTGGATTAAGTGCTCCATATGAAAAAGCTTCTCATATTCACGAAAGGCCAGTTGTCAATTGGCTATTGGCTGCTGGTTGTCATCCATTTGGACCTTTTTCTAATGCTTCTAAAATCAGTCAATTGCTTCAAGATGTTGCACTA AGAAATACGATATATGCACGTGTAGACTCTGCTCTTCATAGGATTCGAGAGACATCAGAG TCTGTCCAAGCTTTTGCGGGGGAGTATTTGAAAACTCCACTTGGTGAAGCAGTAAAGGGGAAGAAAAACAAGACAACAACCGAATTATGGCTTGAAAAATTCTACAAAAAAGAAACAAATTTGCCTGAGCCTTTTCCTCATGAACTAGTCCAACGCCTCGAAAAATATTTGGAT ggaCTTGAAGAACAGCTTGTGGATTTATCTTCTCTGCTATATGATCATCGATTACAAGATGCAAATGTGAACAGCACCGAGATTCTTCAAAGCTCCATTTTCACACAGCAGTATGTGGATCATGTTCTGGAGAATGAAAGGGAAAAAATGAAATGTTGTGAGATAAAGTACAAGTCACCCAAGCAGGAGACTTCACAAAGCTTGGTGTATGCTGGGATTCTCATAGCAGGtctttttgtttattttcttGTTATTTTCTTTTCATCCCCTGTTACTGTTAGGTAA